The proteins below are encoded in one region of Pseudomonadota bacterium:
- the map gene encoding type I methionyl aminopeptidase, whose product MVILKNKEEIEKIRKASRCAIDVLFYLKKFVKEGVRTKELEEASADRVNRTGNIKPAFKGYNGFPYCLCVSVNDEVVHGMPGERVLTEGDVVSLDFGVFYDGFYGDAALTYKVGEISKKAERLLSVTESSLYKGIAEAREGNRLHDISHAIQSHVEDAGFSVVREFVGHGIGRNLHEEPQVPNYGEKGTGIRLKKGMVLAIEPMVNMGRSEVMIKQNGWTAVTKDGSLSAHFEHTVAITDNGPEILSKL is encoded by the coding sequence ATGGTTATATTAAAGAACAAAGAGGAAATAGAAAAGATCAGAAAAGCAAGCAGGTGTGCAATTGATGTGCTTTTTTATTTAAAAAAGTTTGTTAAAGAGGGAGTAAGGACAAAAGAACTTGAAGAGGCAAGTGCAGACAGGGTTAACAGGACCGGGAATATAAAACCTGCCTTTAAGGGTTATAACGGTTTTCCATACTGTTTGTGCGTTTCTGTGAATGATGAAGTAGTACATGGAATGCCGGGAGAACGTGTTTTGACTGAAGGAGACGTAGTAAGTCTTGATTTTGGTGTTTTTTATGATGGTTTTTATGGAGATGCGGCATTGACGTATAAAGTTGGTGAGATTTCGAAAAAGGCAGAAAGGTTGCTTTCAGTTACAGAATCCTCTCTTTATAAGGGTATAGCAGAGGCAAGGGAAGGGAACAGATTGCACGATATTTCCCACGCGATTCAATCCCACGTTGAAGATGCTGGTTTTTCTGTTGTAAGGGAGTTTGTTGGGCATGGAATTGGCAGAAACCTGCATGAAGAACCACAGGTTCCCAATTATGGCGAAAAGGGTACAGGCATCAGACTGAAAAAAGGCATGGTATTGGCGATAGAGCCTATGGTGAACATGGGGCGAAGCGAAGTGATGATAAAGCAAAACGGCTGGACAGCGGTAACTAAGGATGGTTCTTTGTCGGCCCATTTCGAGCATACCGTGGCGATAACTGATAACGGTCCAGAAATATTAAGTAAACTATAG
- the infA gene encoding translation initiation factor IF-1 — protein sequence MPKGEGIEIEGTVIEPLPNAMFRVELPNGHKVLAHVSGKMRMHYIKILRGDKVVVELSPYDLSRGRIIYRVK from the coding sequence ATGCCAAAAGGGGAAGGTATAGAGATTGAAGGTACTGTGATAGAGCCACTACCTAATGCTATGTTTAGAGTGGAGCTTCCGAATGGCCATAAAGTGCTTGCCCACGTTTCTGGAAAAATGCGGATGCATTATATAAAGATACTGAGAGGGGATAAGGTCGTCGTAGAGCTCTCACCTTATGATTTAAGCCGTGGTAGAATTATTTATAGGGTTAAATAG
- the rpmJ gene encoding 50S ribosomal protein L36, with protein MKVKPSVKKRCDKCKIVKRKGVIRVICENPKHKQRQG; from the coding sequence ATGAAGGTTAAGCCTTCCGTTAAAAAGCGGTGTGACAAATGCAAGATTGTTAAAAGAAAAGGCGTGATAAGGGTAATATGTGAAAACCCTAAACATAAACAGAGACAAGGGTAA
- the rpsM gene encoding 30S ribosomal protein S13 produces the protein MARIAGVDIPRDKRIEIALTYIYGIGRPLSNKIIAEAGIDPNTRTNALSDEEIAKIRDILERTCKVEGDLRKEVSISIKRLMDIGCYRGLRHRRSLPVRGQRTKTNARTRKGPRKTSMKKKK, from the coding sequence TTGGCACGAATTGCTGGTGTTGATATCCCGCGGGATAAGAGAATAGAAATTGCCCTGACTTATATATATGGCATAGGAAGACCGCTGTCGAATAAGATTATTGCTGAGGCCGGTATCGACCCTAACACGAGAACCAATGCCCTTTCAGATGAAGAGATAGCAAAAATAAGGGACATTCTGGAAAGGACATGTAAGGTCGAGGGTGATTTAAGAAAGGAAGTAAGCATAAGCATAAAGCGTCTTATGGACATTGGTTGCTACAGGGGTTTGAGGCACAGAAGGAGTTTGCCGGTACGAGGGCAGAGAACCAAAACCAATGCAAGAACCAGGAAGGGACCAAGGAAGACATCAATGAAAAAAAAGAAGTGA
- the rpsK gene encoding 30S ribosomal protein S11 gives MAKPKKSGKKKIKKSIPVGSAFIQSSFNNTIISITDPQGNVVAWSSGGVVGFKGSRKSTPFAAQLAAENAAKKAMENGMKTVDVYIKGPGAGREAALRALQSVGLKIHLIRDITPIPHNGCRAPKRRRV, from the coding sequence ATGGCAAAACCCAAAAAAAGCGGCAAGAAAAAGATTAAGAAAAGTATCCCGGTTGGTTCTGCTTTCATACAATCGAGCTTTAATAATACAATCATTTCAATCACAGATCCCCAAGGGAATGTGGTGGCGTGGTCAAGCGGGGGGGTTGTTGGTTTTAAAGGTTCAAGAAAAAGCACTCCTTTTGCAGCACAGCTTGCAGCAGAGAACGCTGCAAAAAAGGCTATGGAAAACGGCATGAAGACCGTAGATGTTTATATTAAAGGACCGGGTGCCGGGAGGGAAGCAGCTCTCAGGGCGCTGCAAAGCGTAGGTTTGAAAATACACCTCATTCGCGATATAACACCAATACCGCACAATGGTTGCAGAGCACCGAAAAGAAGAAGAGTGTAA
- the rpsD gene encoding 30S ribosomal protein S4: MSRYVGPSCRLCRRELTKLFLKGERCYTEKCAIEKRNYPPGVHVDTKGKTLEYGIRLREKQKMRKIYGLGEKQFRRFFTIAATKKGIIGTNLIVLLERRLDNMVYRLGFATSRKEARQLVSHKHVMVNGKKVNIPSYLVREGDEISVKEKDLKSVQNALESVVRRGIPSWLEIDKDNIKGVVKLLPARDDITMPIKEQLVVEYYSR; the protein is encoded by the coding sequence TTGTCAAGATATGTTGGACCGTCATGTAGGCTATGTAGAAGGGAGTTAACAAAGCTTTTCCTTAAAGGGGAAAGATGTTATACCGAAAAATGTGCTATAGAGAAGAGAAATTATCCACCCGGCGTACATGTTGATACAAAGGGGAAGACGCTTGAATATGGTATCCGTTTAAGAGAAAAGCAAAAAATGAGAAAGATCTATGGTCTTGGTGAAAAACAATTTAGACGGTTTTTTACTATAGCTGCAACCAAAAAAGGCATAATAGGTACAAACCTCATCGTGCTTCTGGAGAGGCGTTTGGACAATATGGTTTATAGATTGGGGTTTGCTACCTCAAGAAAAGAAGCAAGACAGCTTGTATCACATAAGCACGTAATGGTTAATGGAAAAAAGGTGAATATACCTTCATACCTTGTCAGGGAAGGCGATGAAATTTCTGTAAAAGAAAAAGATCTTAAGAGTGTACAAAATGCCCTCGAATCTGTGGTGAGGAGAGGAATACCGTCCTGGCTGGAGATTGACAAAGATAATATAAAGGGTGTAGTGAAACTTCTTCCTGCAAGAGATGATATTACAATGCCTATAAAAGAACAGCTTGTAGTAGAGTACTATTCAAGATAG
- a CDS encoding DNA-directed RNA polymerase subunit alpha — MHMFEKNWQELMKPAKIEIEKKESAYVKFSSEPFERGYGVTIGNSLRRILLSSIMGGAITSVWIDGVDHEFSTIRGVKEDVIEIILNLKKVILRLDDKQKTLKIDASGKKEIKAGDIISDSNIDIINPEHHIATLSDEARLYMTMKAKVGRGYVPAESNYDETEPIGTIPIDATFSPIKKVTYNVTPARVESRTDYDKLTMEIWTNGSVDPLDALSFAAKIIKEQMRIFINFEDIEESEIVEEKFIDKHDFNENLYRSVDELELSVRSANCLKNADIKYIGELVQKTEQEILTTKNFGRKSLNEIKDILSCMGLKLGIRPDSFPSRDDLDKMALKRKDHI; from the coding sequence ATGCATATGTTTGAAAAAAACTGGCAGGAGCTCATGAAACCGGCAAAAATTGAAATAGAGAAGAAAGAAAGTGCCTATGTGAAGTTTTCTTCTGAGCCCTTTGAACGCGGTTATGGGGTTACTATAGGGAATTCCTTGAGGAGAATCCTGCTTTCATCAATTATGGGCGGCGCCATAACATCTGTGTGGATTGACGGTGTGGACCATGAGTTTTCAACCATTAGAGGCGTTAAAGAAGATGTAATAGAAATAATATTGAATTTAAAGAAGGTCATTCTGAGATTGGATGATAAACAGAAAACGTTAAAGATAGACGCCTCCGGAAAGAAGGAAATAAAGGCAGGAGATATTATTAGCGACAGCAATATTGATATTATAAATCCTGAGCACCACATCGCCACATTGAGCGACGAGGCAAGACTATATATGACGATGAAGGCAAAAGTTGGAAGGGGTTATGTGCCTGCGGAGTCGAATTATGATGAAACAGAGCCGATTGGCACAATACCTATAGATGCAACTTTCTCACCTATAAAAAAAGTCACTTATAACGTTACCCCTGCAAGGGTAGAATCCAGAACTGATTATGATAAGCTTACAATGGAGATATGGACAAACGGCAGTGTTGACCCATTAGATGCCCTCTCGTTTGCTGCAAAGATTATTAAAGAGCAAATGCGTATCTTCATAAACTTTGAGGATATTGAAGAAAGCGAAATTGTAGAAGAGAAGTTCATTGACAAGCATGATTTTAACGAAAATCTCTATAGAAGCGTTGATGAGTTGGAGCTTTCCGTGAGGAGCGCCAATTGTCTGAAAAACGCCGATATAAAATATATTGGAGAGCTTGTTCAAAAGACGGAACAGGAAATTTTAACGACCAAGAATTTTGGCAGAAAATCATTGAATGAGATCAAGGACATACTATCGTGTATGGGATTGAAGCTTGGAATCAGGCCCGATAGTTTCCCCTCAAGGGATGATTTGGATAAAATGGCATTAAAAAGAAAAGATCATATATAG
- the rplQ gene encoding 50S ribosomal protein L17, translated as MRHQKTLSKLNKTKSHRKALLMNLANALFYHESIKTTNVKAMALKRVADRLITLAKKKDLHSLRLAFAFLRDKAVVRKLFADIGDRYVSINGGYTRVLKIGRRKGDAAPMALIELTQKKEKEEKK; from the coding sequence ATGAGGCATCAGAAAACATTGAGTAAATTGAACAAAACGAAAAGCCATAGAAAGGCTTTGTTAATGAATCTGGCAAATGCACTCTTTTATCACGAAAGCATCAAGACAACGAATGTAAAGGCGATGGCGTTGAAAAGAGTGGCTGACAGGCTTATTACTCTGGCAAAAAAGAAGGACTTGCATTCACTGAGGCTTGCCTTTGCATTCCTGCGTGACAAGGCTGTAGTAAGGAAGCTTTTCGCCGATATTGGCGATAGATATGTATCAATCAATGGCGGTTACACAAGAGTCCTGAAGATTGGGCGAAGAAAAGGTGATGCTGCCCCGATGGCATTAATCGAACTCACACAGAAAAAAGAAAAAGAAGAGAAAAAGTAA
- a CDS encoding radical SAM protein, with protein sequence MDTTLRVNEIFKSIQGESTFAGLPCVFVRLTGCNLRCTYCDTTYSYEEGQNWNISGLIAKIHKYKSKLVEITGGEPLLQPGTNKLIKQLLRERFAVLIETNGSFDISAIHKKATIIMDIKCPGSGMSKKNLWANVDHLKHSDEVKFVISDKKDFSWAKYKMKKFNLPQRCKVLFSTVHGKLEPRELAEWILSDNLQARFQLQIHKYIWEPDRRGV encoded by the coding sequence ATGGATACAACTCTAAGGGTTAATGAAATCTTCAAAAGCATCCAGGGAGAATCTACATTTGCCGGATTGCCATGTGTTTTTGTAAGACTTACCGGTTGCAACCTCAGATGTACTTATTGTGATACAACCTATTCATACGAAGAAGGTCAAAACTGGAATATTTCGGGCTTAATTGCAAAAATCCATAAATATAAATCCAAATTGGTGGAAATTACAGGTGGTGAACCACTGTTACAACCAGGAACAAACAAACTTATAAAACAACTCCTCCGAGAAAGATTCGCTGTTTTAATCGAAACAAATGGTAGTTTTGATATCAGTGCTATCCATAAAAAAGCTACTATAATTATGGACATCAAATGCCCAGGGAGTGGAATGAGCAAGAAAAACCTATGGGCTAATGTTGATCATTTAAAACATAGCGACGAGGTAAAATTTGTAATAAGCGACAAAAAAGATTTTTCATGGGCTAAATATAAGATGAAAAAATTCAATCTTCCTCAGCGTTGCAAGGTTCTTTTCTCCACTGTGCATGGAAAGTTAGAACCCCGTGAACTTGCAGAGTGGATATTGTCCGATAACCTTCAAGCGAGATTCCAGTTACAAATACATAAATATATATGGGAACCTGACAGGAGGGGTGTGTAA
- the queD gene encoding 6-carboxytetrahydropterin synthase QueD, with protein sequence MYEIYVETHFSAAHHLRNYKGKCEAQHGHNWIVEVYVQCQSLNEIGIGIDFKDLKDATKAVLEDLDHKDLNEVPSFREENPSSENIAKYLYRKLSERLNDGNIKVSKIRACETPGSGSFYWE encoded by the coding sequence ATGTACGAAATTTACGTAGAAACCCATTTTTCAGCTGCGCATCACTTAAGGAATTACAAAGGCAAATGTGAAGCACAACATGGACACAATTGGATTGTAGAAGTCTATGTTCAATGTCAATCACTCAATGAGATAGGCATTGGAATAGATTTTAAAGATTTAAAGGATGCTACAAAAGCAGTTTTGGAAGATTTAGACCATAAAGACCTCAACGAAGTACCATCTTTCCGTGAAGAAAACCCTTCTTCAGAAAACATTGCCAAATATTTATACAGAAAATTATCTGAAAGATTGAACGACGGAAATATAAAAGTATCTAAAATCAGGGCATGCGAAACACCGGGAAGTGGTTCGTTCTACTGGGAATAA
- a CDS encoding metallophosphoesterase, producing MPVRKIKNKTFRRSGIAGLIALFLFLCPLFAQAELTSFAIISDTHTGSEDSVYPAFIRIVEKQNIEVIIHTGDAIHNPGRSSQWKRFLEITGPDKILHLAPGNHDIQDKRSLTVYLKFFPKLYYSFSDGDTLFVMLNTEIPGEKGMIAGEQLAWLKAELERPFRYKFVFLHRSLFPIVSRHGLDRYKTARDELHQLFVQKGVSLVVSGHDHLYNRSMKEGIIYIIAAGSGGQSRFSAFTETGYYFRYIVGIRTDNGYSFIVRDMQGGTGDEFSVTR from the coding sequence TTGCCGGTCAGGAAAATAAAAAATAAAACTTTCAGAAGAAGCGGGATAGCGGGCCTTATCGCTCTGTTCCTCTTCCTGTGCCCTCTCTTTGCACAGGCGGAATTGACATCCTTCGCCATTATCAGCGACACGCATACAGGATCAGAGGATTCGGTTTACCCTGCCTTTATCCGGATAGTGGAGAAGCAAAACATAGAGGTTATCATCCATACAGGCGATGCCATCCACAATCCCGGGAGATCAAGCCAGTGGAAAAGGTTCCTTGAGATTACAGGGCCGGATAAAATACTGCACCTTGCACCCGGAAATCACGACATACAGGATAAAAGGTCACTCACAGTATATCTGAAGTTCTTCCCCAAATTGTACTATTCTTTTTCCGATGGAGATACCCTCTTTGTTATGTTGAACACAGAGATTCCCGGCGAGAAGGGGATGATAGCAGGAGAGCAGCTTGCATGGCTTAAGGCCGAACTGGAACGGCCGTTCCGATACAAGTTTGTGTTCCTTCACAGGTCGCTCTTTCCAATTGTGTCACGCCATGGCCTCGACCGGTACAAAACAGCCCGGGATGAGCTTCATCAACTCTTTGTGCAAAAAGGGGTTTCTCTCGTGGTTTCCGGCCACGATCACCTCTATAACCGGTCTATGAAGGAAGGCATTATCTATATCATTGCTGCAGGAAGCGGCGGGCAAAGCCGGTTCTCTGCATTTACAGAAACCGGTTATTATTTCCGTTACATTGTGGGAATCAGAACAGATAATGGTTACTCGTTTATTGTCAGGGACATGCAAGGCGGCACAGGGGATGAGTTCTCTGTGACCCGGTGA
- a CDS encoding glutamine--tRNA ligase/YqeY domain fusion protein — protein MTQPDVSAPTDFIREIIDDHLKTNKHGGRVATRFPPEPNGYLHIGHAKSICLNFGIAAQYKGTCNLRMDDTDPAGESLEYVESIINDVRWLGFDWDKRLFYASDYFEQLYQFAVKLIGIGKAYVCSLSADEIREYRGTLTVPGRESPYRMRPIEENLDLFARMRAGEFKDGAHVLRAKIDMSSPNVVMRDPVIYRIKQAPHYRTGNEWVIYPMYDFAHCLSDSIERITHSICTLEFENNRPLYDWIVNQLIENNRPNQIEFARLNLSYTILSKRKLIELVENRHVTGWDDPRMPTVAGMKRRGYMPESIRTFCAKIGVAKNENLVDISLLEHCVRDDLNEQTPRAMGVLRPLRVVINNYPEGQAEEFECANHPQNPDMGTRKVPFSKILYIEQDDFDENPPKKYKRLGPGREVRLRNAYVIKYEGMVKDEKTGEIVELHCTYDPETRNGPPLDGRKVEGVIHWVSAEHAVPAEVRLYDRLFQVADPASIGDDLAKNLNSGSLETLTSCYVESCLKDAAPGNRYQFERLGYFCVDIKDSLPGKLVFNRVVALRDSWGKIAGQENKK, from the coding sequence ATGACACAACCGGATGTTTCAGCGCCAACCGATTTCATTCGTGAAATTATCGATGATCATTTAAAAACAAACAAACACGGCGGGCGTGTTGCTACCCGTTTTCCTCCGGAGCCGAACGGCTATCTCCACATCGGGCATGCCAAATCAATCTGCCTGAATTTTGGGATTGCTGCACAATATAAAGGGACGTGCAACCTGAGGATGGATGATACCGATCCTGCCGGTGAATCTCTGGAGTATGTCGAATCAATCATAAACGATGTTCGCTGGCTCGGGTTCGACTGGGATAAGCGCCTCTTTTATGCCTCTGACTACTTTGAGCAACTCTATCAGTTTGCAGTCAAGCTTATCGGGATTGGCAAGGCTTATGTCTGCAGTTTGAGCGCAGATGAAATCAGGGAATACCGCGGAACGCTTACCGTGCCGGGCAGAGAAAGTCCTTACCGGATGCGCCCTATCGAGGAGAATCTTGATTTGTTTGCCCGCATGCGTGCCGGTGAATTCAAGGACGGGGCACATGTGCTTCGCGCTAAAATCGATATGTCTTCTCCCAATGTTGTCATGCGCGATCCCGTCATATACCGCATCAAACAGGCACCCCACTATCGGACAGGCAACGAATGGGTCATCTACCCCATGTATGACTTTGCCCACTGCCTTTCAGATTCCATCGAGAGAATCACCCATTCAATCTGTACCCTTGAGTTTGAAAATAACCGCCCTTTGTATGATTGGATTGTTAATCAATTGATTGAAAATAACCGCCCCAACCAGATTGAATTCGCCCGCCTCAATCTCAGCTATACAATTCTCAGCAAGCGGAAGCTCATCGAATTAGTTGAAAACAGGCACGTGACAGGCTGGGATGATCCACGCATGCCCACCGTAGCGGGAATGAAAAGACGCGGCTACATGCCGGAGTCAATCAGAACATTTTGCGCAAAAATCGGTGTAGCGAAGAATGAAAATCTTGTCGATATTTCTCTTCTTGAGCATTGTGTCCGTGATGATTTGAATGAACAGACACCGCGGGCAATGGGGGTTTTGCGGCCCCTCCGCGTTGTAATCAATAACTACCCCGAAGGACAGGCAGAGGAATTTGAATGTGCCAATCACCCCCAGAATCCTGATATGGGGACACGGAAGGTTCCCTTTTCTAAGATACTTTATATTGAACAAGACGACTTTGATGAAAACCCTCCGAAGAAGTACAAACGTCTTGGCCCGGGAAGGGAAGTTCGTCTCCGCAATGCCTATGTTATCAAATACGAGGGTATGGTCAAAGACGAGAAAACCGGTGAAATTGTGGAGTTGCATTGCACATATGATCCGGAGACACGAAACGGGCCGCCACTGGATGGACGGAAGGTTGAAGGGGTCATCCACTGGGTATCGGCAGAACATGCGGTACCCGCGGAAGTACGGTTGTACGACCGCCTTTTTCAGGTCGCTGATCCGGCAAGTATCGGGGATGACCTCGCAAAAAACCTGAATTCCGGGTCTCTGGAAACCCTTACCTCCTGCTATGTGGAGTCGTGTCTGAAAGATGCAGCACCGGGAAACAGGTACCAGTTTGAAAGGCTCGGTTATTTTTGTGTCGATATAAAAGATTCTTTGCCCGGAAAACTCGTATTCAACAGGGTTGTTGCACTTCGTGATTCATGGGGTAAGATTGCCGGTCAGGAAAATAAAAAATAA
- a CDS encoding pyridoxamine 5'-phosphate oxidase family protein, protein MNLSEYFENATGRGVLATADSQGKVDVAVYSRPHFIDEETVAYIMTERLTHENLQSNPHAAYIFMEAGEKFAGKRLYLTRIKEETDLEVIAKIRWRKSYTVPENQQNEKRYLVYFHIDKVLPLIGDSK, encoded by the coding sequence ATGAATCTCAGTGAATATTTTGAAAATGCAACCGGCCGCGGCGTATTGGCAACGGCAGACTCACAGGGCAAAGTAGATGTAGCTGTCTATTCAAGACCTCACTTCATTGATGAGGAAACCGTCGCATATATCATGACCGAACGCCTGACCCATGAAAACCTCCAATCGAACCCCCATGCTGCATATATTTTTATGGAGGCCGGAGAAAAATTTGCCGGTAAAAGATTATACCTTACCAGGATAAAAGAAGAAACTGACCTGGAGGTCATTGCAAAAATAAGGTGGAGAAAATCCTACACGGTGCCCGAAAATCAGCAAAACGAAAAACGATATCTTGTCTACTTCCATATAGATAAAGTATTGCCGTTGATTGGTGACAGCAAATAA
- a CDS encoding cysteine hydrolase — MKKTQKSVYWYGFLLVCCFIGLILFLHNPLSAQNIIEEWNTVKAPAKPELKSVTIDPKATALLMLDFNKQTCNDERRPRCIASIPKVKKLLTEARAKGVYVIFSLSPGAAVTDIAKELAPLAREPVVTSGPDKFLGTDIEKILKEKGIKTVIAVGTAAHGAVLYTASGAALRGMQVIVPVDGMSAESTYPEQYVAWHMVNAPRVSALTVLTTIDLIKY, encoded by the coding sequence ATGAAAAAGACACAGAAAAGCGTTTATTGGTATGGTTTTCTCCTTGTTTGTTGTTTCATCGGTTTAATCCTGTTTCTCCACAATCCTCTGTCCGCCCAGAATATCATTGAAGAATGGAACACAGTGAAGGCCCCGGCCAAACCGGAATTAAAGTCCGTTACAATAGATCCGAAGGCAACGGCCTTACTGATGCTGGATTTCAACAAACAGACATGTAATGACGAAAGGCGTCCACGCTGTATTGCTTCAATCCCCAAGGTAAAGAAACTCCTTACTGAAGCCCGCGCAAAAGGGGTTTACGTGATTTTCAGCCTCTCGCCGGGGGCAGCAGTGACAGATATCGCCAAAGAACTTGCCCCCCTTGCCAGGGAACCTGTTGTCACGTCGGGGCCGGATAAATTTCTTGGAACCGATATCGAGAAAATCCTTAAGGAGAAGGGCATTAAAACAGTAATTGCCGTGGGAACAGCAGCCCATGGTGCAGTTCTGTATACAGCAAGCGGGGCAGCCCTGAGGGGTATGCAGGTAATTGTCCCTGTTGACGGGATGTCTGCCGAAAGCACCTATCCCGAACAGTATGTGGCATGGCACATGGTAAATGCCCCCAGAGTCTCTGCCCTGACGGTATTGACAACGATTGACCTCATAAAGTATTAA